Proteins encoded by one window of Haloarcula pelagica:
- a CDS encoding halocyanin domain-containing protein, giving the protein MALNRRQFVQTAAAAGALAGAGTATAQEEPDYGGWFDDVSNFEGTVDRRGQDTVEITVGAEGNNGAFAFDPPAVMVSPGTEVVWTWTGAGGGHNVVSDGDGPLNSGDPVSESGTTYSHTFESEGIFKYVCTPHEALGMKGAVVVRPGGSGGGGDQPTGPPANPDYGGFFDGVSNFDGETVDRTGQDSVEISVGAQGNNGAFAFDPPAVRVSPGTEVVWTWTGAGGGHNVVSAGDGPLNSGDPVSESGTTYSHTFEDTGIYRYVCTPHEALGMKGAVVVGAPPGSSGGGGGGPSVEVSGPRWLFTSSIMLAFFTPLLYAAAVRRRKGQAPPSVTDEDGQALVEEAAETAPANEIGHDEYDPWGTAALVAFYFVLIALLWVFMYFVEFLGRVSVIG; this is encoded by the coding sequence ATGGCGCTGAACCGGCGTCAGTTCGTCCAGACAGCGGCTGCTGCCGGAGCGCTGGCCGGAGCTGGCACGGCGACTGCACAGGAAGAACCCGACTACGGCGGCTGGTTCGACGACGTATCGAACTTCGAGGGCACCGTCGACAGGCGGGGCCAGGACACCGTCGAGATCACCGTCGGTGCGGAGGGCAACAACGGCGCGTTCGCGTTCGATCCACCCGCGGTGATGGTCAGTCCGGGGACGGAGGTCGTCTGGACCTGGACGGGCGCGGGTGGGGGCCACAACGTCGTCTCGGACGGCGACGGGCCGCTGAACTCGGGCGATCCGGTGTCGGAGTCGGGGACGACCTACAGCCACACCTTCGAGAGCGAGGGGATCTTCAAGTACGTCTGTACGCCCCACGAGGCGCTGGGGATGAAAGGCGCCGTCGTGGTCCGACCGGGCGGGTCCGGTGGCGGGGGCGACCAGCCGACGGGGCCGCCGGCCAACCCCGACTACGGCGGCTTCTTCGACGGTGTCTCGAACTTCGACGGGGAGACCGTCGACCGGACCGGCCAGGATTCCGTCGAGATCAGCGTCGGTGCACAGGGCAACAACGGCGCGTTCGCCTTCGACCCGCCGGCGGTCCGCGTCTCGCCAGGGACAGAAGTCGTCTGGACCTGGACGGGCGCGGGCGGCGGTCACAACGTCGTCTCGGCCGGCGACGGGCCGCTGAACTCCGGTGATCCGGTGTCGGAGTCGGGGACGACCTACAGCCACACCTTCGAGGACACCGGCATCTACCGGTACGTCTGTACGCCCCACGAGGCGCTGGGAATGAAAGGCGCCGTCGTCGTGGGCGCACCCCCGGGAAGCAGCGGTGGCGGCGGTGGCGGACCGAGCGTCGAGGTCTCGGGGCCGCGCTGGCTCTTTACGAGTTCGATCATGCTGGCGTTTTTCACGCCGCTGCTGTACGCGGCCGCGGTGCGCCGCCGGAAGGGACAGGCCCCGCCCTCGGTCACCGACGAGGACGGGCAGGCACTCGTCGAGGAAGCGGCGGAGACGGCACCGGCCAACGAGATCGGTCACGACGAGTACGACCCCTGGGGGACGGCCGCCCTGGTGGCGTTCTACTTCGTGTTGATCGCCCTGCTGTGGGTGTTCATGTACTTCGTGGAGTTCCTCGGCCGCGTCTCGGTGATCGGGTGA
- a CDS encoding cytochrome c oxidase subunit II codes for MQVHNFEKIWLGVALLLIVGFIATIAYGSVGAGISMVDDSGGTISAQAVQSGETGTGFDDPGVVKQSDDHYVVYVVAQQFQFRPGSGDNPIRVPADARITFMVTSPDVVHGFSITETNINTMVIPGQVAEVSARFDEPGTYGLVCHEYCGAGHHTMGGSIEVVAPSNYTAQQQAVDGEVSA; via the coding sequence ATGCAGGTCCACAACTTCGAGAAAATCTGGCTCGGTGTCGCGCTCCTGTTGATCGTCGGCTTCATCGCCACCATCGCCTACGGGTCGGTCGGCGCTGGCATCTCGATGGTCGACGACAGCGGCGGAACGATCAGCGCCCAGGCGGTCCAGAGCGGCGAGACCGGTACGGGATTCGACGACCCCGGCGTGGTCAAACAGAGCGACGACCACTACGTCGTCTACGTCGTCGCCCAGCAGTTCCAGTTCCGCCCGGGCAGCGGTGACAACCCGATCAGAGTCCCGGCCGACGCCCGGATCACCTTCATGGTGACCAGCCCGGACGTGGTCCACGGCTTCTCGATCACTGAAACGAACATCAACACAATGGTTATCCCAGGACAGGTCGCGGAGGTCTCGGCACGGTTCGACGAGCCTGGCACGTACGGGCTGGTCTGTCACGAGTACTGTGGCGCGGGCCACCACACGATGGGCGGCTCCATCGAGGTGGTCGCGCCCTCGAACTACACCGCCCAGCAGCAGGCGGTCGACGGGGAGGTGAGCGCCTGA
- a CDS encoding b(o/a)3-type cytochrome-c oxidase subunit 1, whose translation MVYVDEFPKTAKLVRGQFLVAFGALAIGALFGVIQALHRTGVFRGFVSSADYYTLLTGHGVLLALVFTTFFIAGLFGWAVSNSLDRELSQRLAWGGFWTMLVGTVLAAVAIIGGLIGAPSILGHSLKADVLFTFYAPMKAHPAFYVGAALIIVGSWVAGASYFKSLWEWRSENPGERIPLRTFMVVTTMLMWYISTIGVAVEVVAFLIPWSLGLIQNVDPLLTRTLFWYFGHPVVYFWLMPAYLVWYTILPKLAGGRLFSDPLARVVFVLFLLLSTPVGFHHQYVDPGIPEGFKFIAMTNTMFLLLPSLLTAFTVVASMEHGARQRGGKGYLSWLRDLPWGNPAFAGCALAGLMFAAGGFSGMINAGMNINYLIHNTLWVPGHFHLTVGTAFALTAMAISYWLVPQLTGKQLQRRSLALAQPYVWFIGMTLMSNAMHRAGLAGIPRRTAEPTYDEFAFEGVAGTVGEMRLQIAIGGFLLFVGAALFLIVMAETFLARRGGTLSVNSTIPEPLSGPEHSPRILDNYKLWTAIALVLIVIAYGPPLASMIADGITAPGSPPIPV comes from the coding sequence ATGGTCTACGTCGACGAGTTCCCGAAGACGGCGAAACTCGTGCGGGGCCAGTTCCTCGTCGCCTTCGGCGCCCTGGCTATCGGGGCGCTCTTCGGCGTGATCCAGGCGCTCCACCGGACCGGCGTCTTCCGTGGCTTCGTCAGTTCGGCGGACTACTACACGCTGCTGACCGGCCACGGCGTCCTGCTGGCGCTGGTGTTTACGACCTTCTTCATCGCCGGGCTGTTCGGCTGGGCGGTCTCGAACAGCCTCGACCGGGAGCTGTCACAGCGACTCGCCTGGGGCGGGTTCTGGACGATGCTCGTCGGGACGGTCCTCGCCGCAGTCGCCATCATCGGCGGGCTCATCGGGGCGCCCAGCATCCTCGGGCACTCGCTGAAGGCCGACGTGCTCTTTACGTTCTACGCGCCGATGAAGGCCCACCCCGCGTTCTACGTCGGGGCGGCGCTGATCATCGTCGGTTCCTGGGTCGCTGGGGCCTCGTACTTCAAGTCGCTGTGGGAGTGGCGCTCTGAGAACCCCGGCGAGCGCATCCCGCTGCGGACGTTCATGGTCGTGACCACGATGCTGATGTGGTACATCTCGACTATCGGCGTCGCCGTCGAGGTGGTCGCCTTCCTCATCCCGTGGTCGCTGGGACTGATCCAGAACGTCGACCCACTGCTGACCCGGACGCTGTTCTGGTACTTCGGCCACCCGGTCGTGTACTTCTGGCTCATGCCGGCGTATCTGGTCTGGTACACGATCCTGCCGAAACTGGCCGGCGGGCGGCTGTTCAGCGACCCGCTCGCACGCGTCGTGTTCGTCCTCTTCCTCTTGCTGTCGACGCCGGTCGGCTTCCACCACCAGTACGTCGACCCCGGCATCCCGGAAGGGTTCAAGTTCATCGCGATGACGAACACGATGTTCCTCCTGCTCCCGTCGCTTCTGACCGCCTTCACCGTGGTCGCCTCGATGGAACACGGGGCGCGTCAGCGCGGCGGAAAGGGGTACCTCTCCTGGCTCCGTGACCTGCCGTGGGGCAACCCCGCTTTCGCCGGCTGTGCGCTCGCGGGGCTGATGTTCGCCGCCGGCGGGTTCAGCGGGATGATCAACGCCGGGATGAACATCAACTACCTCATCCACAACACGCTGTGGGTCCCCGGTCACTTCCACCTCACCGTCGGGACGGCCTTCGCACTGACGGCCATGGCGATCAGTTACTGGCTGGTCCCACAGCTCACCGGAAAACAGCTCCAGCGGCGCTCGCTGGCGCTGGCCCAGCCCTACGTCTGGTTCATCGGCATGACCCTGATGTCCAACGCCATGCACCGCGCGGGGCTGGCCGGCATCCCGCGCCGGACCGCCGAACCGACCTACGACGAGTTCGCCTTCGAGGGGGTCGCCGGCACCGTCGGCGAGATGCGCCTCCAGATCGCGATCGGGGGCTTCCTGCTGTTCGTCGGCGCCGCCCTCTTCCTGATCGTGATGGCCGAGACGTTCCTGGCTCGCCGTGGCGGGACCCTCTCGGTCAACAGCACGATCCCGGAGCCCCTGTCCGGTCCCGAGCACAGCCCGCGCATCCTCGACAACTACAAGCTCTGGACGGCCATCGCGCTGGTGCTCATCGTCATCGCATACGGGCCGCCCCTGGCGAGCATGATCGCCGACGGCATCACCGCGCCCGGGAGCCCGCCGATCCCGGTCTGA
- a CDS encoding DUF7260 family protein has product MPRTTHHRLDDAIEILDREIEYVTDERRAFRRFTSHVRDREPEPAAVRTTGGGDTLAVSAGGHQVQSKGLQSVTETYAETVMAVPHYDEVYGEGLAENLRAEFGAEIATQIVDGQQLTPVLRETIVAAGARATTEREEFGATLETERDSLVRIRDRLSEIESRTAELGEAIGAGATSSELGEYDAELTRLESACERLATRRQRLLHRRSGSPLAGVDADSLIGFLYGDRAVTCPALTEITDCLGTIRGQRERCLR; this is encoded by the coding sequence ATGCCACGAACGACCCACCACCGACTCGACGATGCGATCGAGATACTGGACCGTGAAATCGAGTACGTGACCGACGAACGTCGCGCGTTTCGCCGGTTCACGAGCCACGTGCGGGACCGAGAACCGGAGCCGGCGGCCGTCCGAACCACGGGCGGCGGCGATACACTGGCCGTCTCGGCCGGCGGCCACCAGGTGCAGTCCAAGGGTCTCCAGTCGGTCACGGAGACCTACGCGGAGACAGTGATGGCGGTACCACACTACGACGAGGTGTACGGGGAGGGGCTGGCGGAGAATCTGCGCGCGGAGTTCGGCGCGGAGATCGCGACACAGATCGTCGACGGACAGCAGTTGACGCCGGTGCTTCGGGAGACGATCGTCGCGGCCGGAGCGCGCGCGACGACCGAGCGCGAGGAGTTCGGCGCGACGCTGGAGACGGAACGGGACTCGCTCGTGCGAATCCGGGACCGGCTCTCGGAGATCGAGTCCCGGACCGCCGAACTCGGCGAGGCGATCGGGGCGGGGGCCACGAGCAGCGAACTCGGGGAGTACGACGCCGAGCTCACACGACTCGAATCGGCGTGTGAACGACTCGCCACCCGACGCCAGCGGCTCCTCCACCGGCGCTCCGGGAGCCCGCTGGCCGGCGTCGACGCCGACAGCCTGATCGGCTTTCTCTACGGCGACCGCGCGGTGACCTGTCCGGCACTGACCGAGATCACCGACTGTCTCGGCACGATCCGGGGACAGCGCGAACGGTGTCTGCGGTGA
- a CDS encoding halocyanin domain-containing protein — protein sequence MATHPTRRRYLTAATALACLAAGCGGDGGDGGDGAPGPDDYPLIDQWLTETEIGGADETYDGTFTDRRGQDTVTVDVGTEGNGGNFAYAPSALVVSTGTEIRWNWTGEGNPHNVEALPEEQLGESDYEFSSGEAEGGSGVKYTRTMDQAGIALYHCEPHFALGMKGGIGVE from the coding sequence ATGGCGACGCATCCGACCAGACGGCGGTATCTGACCGCGGCGACCGCTCTCGCCTGTCTCGCTGCGGGCTGTGGCGGCGACGGCGGTGACGGCGGCGACGGCGCGCCTGGCCCGGACGACTACCCCCTGATCGACCAGTGGCTCACCGAGACCGAAATCGGCGGGGCCGACGAGACCTACGACGGGACCTTTACCGACAGGCGCGGCCAGGACACGGTGACCGTCGACGTTGGGACCGAGGGCAACGGGGGGAACTTCGCGTACGCGCCCTCGGCGCTGGTCGTCTCGACCGGCACGGAAATCCGGTGGAACTGGACCGGCGAGGGGAACCCGCACAACGTCGAAGCGCTCCCCGAGGAGCAACTCGGGGAGTCGGACTACGAGTTCAGTTCCGGCGAAGCCGAGGGAGGGTCCGGAGTCAAGTACACGCGCACGATGGACCAGGCCGGTATCGCGCTGTATCACTGTGAACCCCACTTCGCGCTGGGCATGAAGGGCGGGATCGGCGTCGAGTAG
- a CDS encoding phosphopantetheine adenylyltransferase: MAASERIAILGGTFTPIHNGHRALLHKAFQTASHDGAGDGHVVVGLTGTELAAETRSDPGHAELLGSFEERYDALEAELDRIGAAYSSSFRILELATPLGPAATREDLDALIVSPEAKAQRRAYELNQQRTGNGLAPLEIHTPPFIVAEDGRRISSTRVRNGEIDVHGRLLSE; the protein is encoded by the coding sequence ATGGCAGCGTCCGAGCGCATCGCGATCCTGGGCGGTACGTTCACGCCGATCCACAACGGCCACCGAGCGTTACTCCACAAGGCGTTTCAGACGGCGAGTCACGACGGCGCCGGCGACGGCCACGTCGTCGTCGGGCTGACGGGGACGGAACTGGCGGCGGAGACGCGGAGCGACCCGGGCCACGCCGAGCTGCTCGGCTCTTTCGAGGAGCGTTACGACGCCCTGGAGGCGGAACTCGATCGGATCGGTGCCGCCTACAGCAGTTCGTTCCGGATCCTCGAACTGGCGACGCCGCTGGGCCCGGCGGCGACGCGCGAGGACCTCGACGCGTTGATCGTCTCGCCGGAAGCGAAGGCCCAGCGCCGGGCCTACGAACTCAACCAACAGCGGACCGGGAACGGGCTCGCCCCGCTGGAGATCCACACGCCACCGTTTATCGTCGCCGAGGACGGGCGACGGATCAGCAGCACCCGGGTCCGGAACGGGGAGATCGACGTGCACGGGCGGCTGCTGTCCGAGTGA
- a CDS encoding DUF7557 family protein, translating into MAHTIEISDELRDRLDRHLDEDETYEELITELVSMYETEGTFLQEGYSE; encoded by the coding sequence ATGGCTCACACGATAGAGATCAGCGACGAACTCAGGGACCGCCTGGACCGCCACCTCGACGAGGACGAGACCTACGAGGAGCTCATCACGGAACTGGTCTCGATGTACGAGACGGAAGGGACGTTCCTCCAAGAGGGGTATTCGGAGTAA
- a CDS encoding ring-cleaving dioxygenase, protein MPDPTPGIHHVTCIAADPQRNMDFWAETLGLRLVKRSINQDDDGTYHFFFADAEGTPGTSMTFFPWEDLSQGKVGSGQVSRTAFRVPEGSLDYWEDRFDDYGVDYDDRIERFGETVLPFSDPDGLPVELVAVEIPEDDPTVPWTEFVPEEHAIRGFHSVTLWLADPDPTEDLLDTMGFERVGTEASQGDTPGDERTRFAAEGPVGTYVDVLPTIESGRQGHGTVHHVAFQTPTDDHQMEMRAAVRSLGLRPTQQIDRHWFRSVYFREFGGVLFELATSGPGYTSDEPLSELGERFVLPGSFGDRRDEIEAGLPPVTVPRAEQPDAAE, encoded by the coding sequence ATGCCCGACCCGACACCAGGGATTCACCACGTGACCTGTATCGCCGCCGACCCACAGCGGAACATGGACTTCTGGGCAGAGACCCTCGGTCTCCGCCTGGTCAAGCGGTCGATCAACCAGGACGACGACGGAACCTACCACTTCTTCTTCGCGGACGCCGAGGGGACGCCCGGGACGAGCATGACGTTTTTCCCCTGGGAAGACCTCTCGCAGGGGAAAGTCGGCTCCGGACAGGTCTCACGGACCGCGTTCCGCGTTCCCGAGGGGAGCCTGGACTACTGGGAGGATCGGTTCGACGACTACGGGGTCGACTACGACGACCGGATCGAGCGCTTCGGCGAGACCGTCCTGCCGTTTTCGGACCCGGACGGCCTGCCCGTCGAACTGGTGGCGGTCGAGATTCCCGAGGACGACCCCACGGTACCGTGGACCGAGTTCGTTCCCGAGGAACACGCGATCCGGGGCTTTCACTCCGTGACGCTCTGGCTCGCGGACCCGGACCCGACCGAGGACCTGCTCGACACGATGGGGTTCGAGCGGGTCGGGACGGAGGCGTCACAGGGCGACACACCGGGCGACGAGCGGACCCGCTTCGCCGCCGAAGGGCCGGTCGGCACGTACGTCGACGTGCTCCCGACCATCGAGAGCGGGCGGCAGGGCCACGGGACGGTCCACCACGTCGCGTTCCAGACGCCGACCGACGACCACCAGATGGAGATGCGGGCGGCGGTCCGATCGCTGGGCCTGCGGCCGACACAGCAGATCGATCGCCACTGGTTCCGGTCGGTGTACTTCCGGGAGTTCGGCGGCGTCCTCTTCGAACTCGCGACGAGCGGCCCCGGCTACACGAGCGACGAACCGCTCTCGGAACTGGGCGAACGGTTCGTCCTCCCCGGCAGTTTCGGGGACCGACGGGACGAGATCGAAGCGGGCTTACCGCCCGTCACCGTCCCGCGCGCCGAACAGCCCGACGCGGCGGAGTGA